The region GCCGACCCGCGCCAGCTCGTCGTCGTCCTGCATCCAGACGATGCCGAAGGGGCCGTCGGTCTCGAGGCAGTAGCGCATCATCTCGCGGTAGCGCTCTTCGAAGATGTGGAGGGGGAGCGACTCGCCGGGGTACAATACGAGGCCGAGCGGGAAGAGGGGTAACGGTTCGGACGACGGGATGGGCATAGCTCTCAGCAACGATGGAAGTCGGGCCCGCAAGAACGCTCGGGCCGCGCCGAAGTGCCGCGCAACCCCTTCGACGTTCGCGTTCGGAACGACGCGGTCGGCACGTGCAAACACGGAGCGGCGGCGCCTGGCGTCGCGCATCACAGAAAGTACGCGAGCCCGCACCGATCTTCCACCGCCGCGCCCACAAGGCCACCGCGCTGTCTCGGTGCGGCGGCTATCTTTACGCTCCACGCCCTCTCCTCCCCTGCCCGTATGCCCCGGCTCTCGGCCCTCTTGCTCCTCGCCCTCCTCTCCACCCCGGCGAGCGCGCAGTCCGTCGGAGCGAGCCCGTTCGCATTCGGCTCGGCGGACAACCCGACCGAAGTGATCACCCGGACGGCGCGAGGTACCGCGCTCCGCGTCGACGCGTTCGGCGGCCCGTCGTACATCGGCGTGCGGTGGCGCACCGGGTTCGGGATCGACGCCGACGCTGCGTCGGGGCCGCTTTCCCTCGGCCTGAGCGGGCGGCTTCGCATCGGCGACAGCGGACTCTACGACGACGACGTCGACGAGACGTACGACCTCCTCCGCGTCCTCCGCTACGCCCGGTTCGAACCGGCGACGGGCGTCCCGGTCTATGCCCGCGTCGGCCCGATTGCGAACACCACGCTGGGGACCGGCCACCTCGTCCACTCCTTCCAGACCACGACGGCGTGGGACGAGCGGACCGTCGGGGCCGAGGTCGGCGTCCAACTCCCGGCGGTCCGCCTCGTCGGGTTCGCGGACGACGTCCGGCTCGGTGGCGTCGTCGGGGGGCGGGCTACCGTCGCGCCGTTCGGCGGGTCCCTCCGCCCTCGGCTTCGCTCGCTCGAGGTCGGCGCGACGGCGGTGACCGACCTCGGCCTCCCCGCCGAACTCGCGACGACGGCCCTCAGCCTCGATGCCCGGTTCGACTACCTCCGCGTCGGCGACTTCGCCCTCTCCCCGTTCGTCAGCTACGCCCGGTTCCTGGAGTACGGCGATAGCTTCGGCGCGGGCGCCGAGTTCGCCAGCACCGAGTTGATCGGGCTCGGGCGCGTCCGCGCCACGCTCGGCGTCTTCCGCAGCGGGTCAGAGTTCGTGCCGGGCTATTTCAACGCGTTCTATTCCGTCAGCAACCCGGAAGCGCGGATCTGGAACGCCGACGCCTTCTACCGCGACGTGGCCGACGAGACCGTAGGGACGCCGCTCGCCGAGGCGCAGGGCGGCACCTCCGTGTACTTTGGGCTCCGCGCCCTCGTCTTCCGGGCGTTCGAGCTCGCCACGTACGTCCGCCGCGATTACAGCGACGACCCGCTGAGCGAGGCCGGGCTCCGACTCGTCGTCTCCCCCAATGGCGGAGACCCGCTCCGACTCGTCTTCGACGTGCAGCGGCAGGGTCGGACTTCGTTCGGGTCCCTCTTCGGCGACTTCCGCGACCAGAACACCCTCACCTTCCACCTCGACTACGCCGTCACCGGACCCGCGTGGATCTTCATCCGTTCGCGCTACGGCTTCACCCGCGTCGCAGACGGCCCCGACGGCACGGAGCGATACCTCGTCGAGCGCCGCTTCGAGCCCTTCGTCGGCGTTCGGCTGCTCCTGCAATAGCGGATCACCCGAGACCGCCTACGTTCTTCTCTTCCGCGAAGTGGCGGGCGTGGAGCAGGCTCTCCAAGAGTAACAGCAGCCGACGCTCGGTGAACGGCTTGCCGATGTATCCGGTGAAGCCCGCCGCGAGGTAGCGCTCGCGGTCGCCGGGCATCGTGAACCCGGTCACGGCGACGGCCGGAGTGTCGGCGTGACCCGGCACGAGGCGTAGCGCATCGAGCACAGGCTGCCCCGAGGGCAAGGATCCGATGTGCCCGTCGATGAGGAACCCGTCGTACGCCGTACCCTGAACAGCGGCGACTGCTTCGGAGCCCCCCACGACCACGTCGACGTGGCACGTCGACTCGAGGATGCCCCGGAGCCGGGGCTGCGGCCGGGCGCCGTCCTCCACGACGAGCAGGCGGGTGCGCTCCGGCAGCGTCGGCAGCGCGTCTCGGGACGTCCCCGCCCCTTCGATCTCTCGCTGGTCGTATCGCGGTATCGTGACCTGGAACGTCGTGCCGCCGCCCACGCGGCTCTCCACGTCGATGTCTCCGCCGAGCATGTGGACGATCCGGCGCGTGATGGCGAGCCCGAGCCCACTCCCCTCGTGGGACCGCCCGTAGCCCGTGGACTGCTGATTGAACTCCTCGAAGAGGTCCGGCAGGAACTCGTCGTGGATGCCGATTCCGGTATCGCGAACGGTGAGGAAGACCTCGTCGTCGCTCGCGTCGATGAGGACGGTGACGCCGCCTTCCTGCGTGAACTTGATCGCGTTCCCGACGAGGTTTACGAGGATGCGCTCGAGGCTGGCCTGGTCCATGCGTGCCGGCAACGCGCTCGATTCGGGGAGCACGCGGAGGAAGAGTCCTTTCTCATCTGCGAGTGGTTCCAACGCGCGCACGGTCTCCTTCGCCTCCTCGATCACATCGAGGTCGCTCGGCTCCACGTCGATCACGTCGGCCTGGAGCCGAGCCATGTCGAGGAGCGCGTTCACGGTGTCGAGCAGCCGCTCGCCGCCACGCTTGATCATCGTGGCGAAGCTGTGCAGCTCGCCCTCGAGCTCGTCCTGGAGCACGTCGGCGAACCCGAGGATCGCCGTGAGCGGCGTCCGCAGCTCGTGCGACGTATTGGCGAGGAAGTCGTCCTTGAGCTTATCGGCCTGGTGGAGGCGCTCGTTGGCCTCGCGCAGCCGGGCGTTCGCCGTGTCGAGCCGGCGGTTGACGGCCTGCTCATGCAGGAGCATCTTGCGATGCTGGCGGATGCGGATGTTGCCCGACACCCAGATGACGACGAGCGCAATCACCACGTACAGGCTGTACGCCCACCACGTCCGATACCACGGCGGCAGCACTTCGAAGGCGAAGACGCCCTCTTCACTTACGACGCCCTGCGCATTCCGCGCTCGCACGCGGAACCGGTAGTCGTTCTCCGGGAGGTTCGTGTACTCCTTGCTCGTCTCCGACCTCCAGCCCGACCACCCCTCGTCGAACCCTTCGAGCCAGTACTGATACACCGTTTCTTCGGAGGCGTTGAACGTAGGCGCGCTAAACGTGAAGCGGAAGTTGTTGGATGCATGCCCCACTTCCGGTACCGCAAAGCGCTCGCTCATCGCCCCTGCAAAGAGAAGGCTATCATTGTCGGCCGTGACGCGGCGGACGAGGGCGGGATAGGGCACGGTGTAGTCCTTCTGCTCACCGGCGTCGTAGCGGAGCAGCCCTTGCTCCCCCGCGATCCACGTCACATCGCGATCGGGTTCGGAGTAAAGGATCTGGTTCGGGACCCCGCGGAAGTGAAGGACAGGCGGCGTCACGTCCTCGTAGCTGCCATCAGGCGTGTGGTTGAATACGCGGAGCTGCCCTTCTCGTACCACCCAGAGCTTCCCTCTCCAATCGAAGTGGAGCAGGAACGGCGTCGCTCCGTCTGGTCGGACCGCTGCGTTGACCGCGTCCGCAGGAACGAAGCGTGGGCGCGCTCCAGCCAGGTCGATTCGATACACGCCGTCTAGCGAGAGGGTGAACAGGTTGCCTTCGCTCTGATACACCGTGACGGGGCCCGGCGGCAACCCCTCCTCTTCTCCGTAGCGTTGCATTCCGACGAGCTGCCCTTCGTCAAGCCAAGCGCGGGCGGCCCCGTTTGCGGAAGACCCCAACCAGAGACTCCCGTCTATCCCTTCCGTAGCGGAGCGCACTTCGCCGACCTCAACCCCGCCCACGTGCTCTGTCACTTCCCAGTCGCTCCCTCTCGCCTGCAAGAGCGCCAGGCCCGTCTTCATCCCTACGTAGACCAGACCGGGGCGAGACGCTGACAGGGACAACACGAAGGCACGCCCCGCCAACACGAGGCGGGGACGCTCGCCTCCGATCTCGTAGACCCCGTCGTTGGCCGCGACTAACACCTTTCCTCCGACCTCCACCACATCCCAGACCTGCGACGTAAAGTTGCCAACGGGCACGAACCGTGCGTACCGCCCCACAACGTCGCGCGTCGACGCGCCTGAGGATTCGAGACGAAACAAGCCCTGCGAGGTAGCGGCGTACACCTGG is a window of Rhodothermales bacterium DNA encoding:
- a CDS encoding ATP-binding protein; translation: MLEYDGATWRSLVLPGQFARSLATDSAGRVFVGGVGEVGFLAPDAAGQIAYQSLLFHVPEEGRGFGDVWTTLATEKAIYFQSYDQILRWDGTLMDTWRADTRFHKAFVVGEAYFVRQDGVGLMEIQGEDLVLVPGGERFAHERIDALLPFGETALLVTRNEGLLIWRNGRFEPFATAADAYLSRERVYAGAVLSDSVFALTTISGTVVLMDRAGRVLRVLGQDVGLESDELVLYAYADRQGGLWLALDTGLLRVDVLSPLTSFGQQAGLPGAVYNINRIDGQVYAATSQGLFRLESSGASTRDVVGRYARFVPVGNFTSQVWDVVEVGGKVLVAANDGVYEIGGERPRLVLAGRAFVLSLSASRPGLVYVGMKTGLALLQARGSDWEVTEHVGGVEVGEVRSATEGIDGSLWLGSSANGAARAWLDEGQLVGMQRYGEEEGLPPGPVTVYQSEGNLFTLSLDGVYRIDLAGARPRFVPADAVNAAVRPDGATPFLLHFDWRGKLWVVREGQLRVFNHTPDGSYEDVTPPVLHFRGVPNQILYSEPDRDVTWIAGEQGLLRYDAGEQKDYTVPYPALVRRVTADNDSLLFAGAMSERFAVPEVGHASNNFRFTFSAPTFNASEETVYQYWLEGFDEGWSGWRSETSKEYTNLPENDYRFRVRARNAQGVVSEEGVFAFEVLPPWYRTWWAYSLYVVIALVVIWVSGNIRIRQHRKMLLHEQAVNRRLDTANARLREANERLHQADKLKDDFLANTSHELRTPLTAILGFADVLQDELEGELHSFATMIKRGGERLLDTVNALLDMARLQADVIDVEPSDLDVIEEAKETVRALEPLADEKGLFLRVLPESSALPARMDQASLERILVNLVGNAIKFTQEGGVTVLIDASDDEVFLTVRDTGIGIHDEFLPDLFEEFNQQSTGYGRSHEGSGLGLAITRRIVHMLGGDIDVESRVGGGTTFQVTIPRYDQREIEGAGTSRDALPTLPERTRLLVVEDGARPQPRLRGILESTCHVDVVVGGSEAVAAVQGTAYDGFLIDGHIGSLPSGQPVLDALRLVPGHADTPAVAVTGFTMPGDRERYLAAGFTGYIGKPFTERRLLLLLESLLHARHFAEEKNVGGLG